DNA sequence from the Oncorhynchus nerka isolate Pitt River unplaced genomic scaffold, Oner_Uvic_2.0 unplaced_scaffold_2212, whole genome shotgun sequence genome:
tctctctctccagttctatattctaacctctctctcctccagttctatattctaacctctctttctctcctccagttctatattctaacctctctctcaccccctccagttctatattctaacctctctctcctccagttctatatactaaactctctctccccctccagttctatattctaacctctctctcaccccctccagttctatattctaacctctctctcctccagttctatatactaaactctctctccccctccagttctatattctaacctctctctcccctccagttctatattctaacctctctctcacccctccagttctatattctaacctctctctccccctccagttctatattctaacctctctctctccccctccagttctatattctaacctctctctccccctccagttctatattctaacctctctctctctcctccagttctatattctaacctctctctctctctccagttctatattctaaactctctctccagttctatattctaaactctctccagttctatattctaacctctctctctccccctccagttctatattctaaactctctctctcctccagttctttattctaaactctctctctctccagttctatattctaacctctctctcctccagttctatattctaacctctctctcaccccctccagttctatattctaacctctctctcctccagttctatattctaacctctctctcctccagttctatattctaacctctctctcaccccctccagttctatattctaacctctctctctccccctccagttctatattctaaactctctctctcctccagttctttATTCtaaactctcactctctctccagttctatattctaacctctctctctctcctccagttctatattctaacctctctctcaccccctccagttctatattctaacctctctctcctccagttctatatactaaactctctctccccctccagttctatattctaacctctctctcctccagttctatatactaaactctctccagttctatattctaacctctctctccccctccagttctatattctaacctctctctccagttctatattctaacctctctctccccctccagttctatattctaacctctctctcctccagttctatattctaactctctctctctctctctccagttctatattctatattctaacctctctcccctccagttctatattctaacctctctctctctcactctctctccagttctatattctaacctctctctctcccctccagttctatattctaacctctctctcaccccctccagttctatattctaacctctctctcctccagttctatatactaaactctctctccccctccagttctatattctaaactctctctctcctccagttctttATTCtaaactctcactctctctccagttctatattctaacctctctctctctcctccagttctatattctaacctctctctcaccccctccagttctatattctaacctctctctcctccagttctatatactaaactctctctcccctccagttctatattctaacctctctctcctccagttctatatactaaactctctccagttctatattctaacctctctctccccctccagttctatattctaacctctctctccagttctatattctaacctctctctctcccctccagttctatattctaacctctctctcctccagttctatattctaacctctctctctctctctccagttctatattctatattctaacctctctcccctccagttctatattctaacctctctctctctcactctctctccagttctatattctaacctctctctctctcctccagttctatattctaacctctctctcaccccctccagttctatattctaacctctctctcctccagttctatatactaaactctctctccccctccagttctatattctaacctctctctcctccagttctatatactaaactctctccagttctatattctaacctctctctccccctccagttctatattctaacctctctctccagttctatattctaacctctctctctccccctccagttctatattctaacctctctctcctccagttctatattctaacctctctctctctctctctccagttctatattctatattctaacctctctcccctccagttctatattctaacctctctctcaccccctccagttctatattctaacctctctctcctccagttctatatactAAACTCTCTcgcccctccagttctatattctaacctctctctccccctccagttctatattctaacctctctctcacccctccagttctatattctaacctctctctccccctccagttctatattctaacctctctctctccccctccagttctatattctaacctctctctccccctccagttctatattctaacctctctctctctcctccagttctatattctaacctctctctctctctctctccagttctatattctaaactctctctccagttctatattctaaactctctccagttctatattctaaactctctccagttctatattctaacctctctctctctcctccagttctatattctaacctctctctccccctccagttctatattctaaactctctctctcctccagttctttattctaaactctctctctccagttctatattctaacctctctctcctccagttctatattctaacctctctctcaccccctccagttctatattctaacctctctctcctccagttctatattctaacctctctctcctccagttctatattctaacctctctctcaccccctccagttctatattctaacctctctctctccccctccagttctatattctaaactctctctctcctccagttctttATTCtaaactctcactctctctccagttctatattctaacctctctctctctcctccagttctatattctaacctctctctcaccccctccagttctatattctaacctctctctcctccagttctatatactaaactctctctccccctccagttctatattctaacctctctctcctccagttctatatactaaactctctccagttctatattctaacctctctctccccctccagttctatattctaacctctctctccagttctatattctaacctctctctctccccctccagttctatattctaacctctctctcctccagttctatattctaacctctctctttctctctccagttctatattctatattctaacctctctcccctccagttctatattctaacctctctctctctctctctctctccagttctatattctatattctaacctctctccccttcagttctatattctaacctctctctctctctctctccccttcagttctatattctaaattCTCTCTCCAGTTttatattctatattctaacctctctccccttcagttctatattctaacctctctctctctctctctccagttctatattctatattctaacctctctcccctccagttctatattctaacctctctctctctcccctccagttctatattctaaactctctctccagttttatattctaacctctctctctctcctccagttctatattgtaacctctctctcaccccctccagttctatattctaacctctctctccagttctatattctaacctctctctctccagttctatattctaaactctctctctctctccagttctatattctaaactctcactctctctccagttctatattctaaactctcactctctctccagttctatattctaaactctctccagttctatattctaacctctctctctctctccagttctatattctaacctctctctctctctccagttctatattctaaactctcactctctctccagttctatattctaaactctctccagttctatattctaacctctctctcaccccctccagttctatattctaacctctctctctccagttctatattctaacctctctctctcccctccagttctatattctaacctctctctctctcctccagttctatattctaacctctctctccagttctatattctaacctctctctctccccctccagttctatattctaacctctctctctccccctccagttctatattctaacctctctctccagttctatattctaacctctctctccagttctatattctaacctctctctccagttctatattctaacctctctctccccctccagttctatattctaacctctctctcctccagttctatattctaacctctctctctcccctccagttctatattctaacctctctctctctctcctccagttctatattctaacctctctctctctctctctctctctctctctctctctctctctctctctctccagttctatattctaacctctctctctctccagttctatattctaacctctctctctcccctccagttctatattctaacctctctctctcccctccagttctatattctaacctctctctctctccagttctatattctaacctctctctccccctccagttctatattctaaactctctctcctccagttctatattctaacctctctctccagttctatattctaacctctctctcctccagttctatattctaacctctctttctctcctccagttctatattctaacctctctctcaccccctccagttctatattctaacctctctctcctccagttctatatactaaactctctctccccctccagttctatattctaacctctctctcacccccctccagttctatattctaacctctctctcctccagttctatatactAAACTCTCTcgcccctccagttctatattctaacctctctctccccctccagttctatattctaacctctctctcacccctccagttctatattctcacctctctctcccctccagttctatattctaacctctctctctctcccctccagttctatatactaaactctctctccccctccagttctatattctaactctctctcaccccctccagttctatattctaacctctctctcctccagttctatatactaaactctctcgccccctccagttctatattctaacctctctctccccctccagttctatattctaacctctctctcaccccctccagttctatattctcacctctctctccccctccagttctatattctaacctctctctctctctccagttctatattctaacctctctctctccccctccagttctatattctaaactctctctctcctccagttctttattctaaactctctctctctccagttctatattctaacctctctctcctccagttctatattctaacctctctctcctccagttctatattctaacctctctctcaccccctccagttctatattctaacctctctctctccccctccagttctatattctaaactctctctctcctccagttctttattctaacctctctctctctcctccagttctatattctaacctctctctcaccccctccagttctatattctaacctctctctcctccagttctatatactAAACTCTCTCAcgccctccagttctatattctaaactctcactctctctccagttctatattctaaactctctccagttctatattctaacctctctctcaccccctccagttctatattctaacctctctctctccagttctatattctaacctctctctctcccctccagttctatattctaacctctctctctctcctccagttctatattctaacctctctctccagttctatattctaacctctctctctccccctccagttctatattctaacctctctctccagttctatattctaacctctctctccagttctatattctaacctctctctccagttctatattctaactctctctccccctctctctctcccctccagttctatattctaacctctctctctcctccagttctatattctaacctctctctctcccctccagttctatattctaacctctctctctctctcctccagttctatattctaactctctctctctctctctctctctctcagttctatattctctctctctctcccctccagttctatattctaacctctctctctctccagttctatattctaacctctctctctcccctccagttctatattctaacctctctctctcccctccagttctatattctaacctctctctctctccagttctatattctaacctctctctccccctccagttctatattctaaactctctctcctccagttctatattctaacctctctctccagttctatattctaacctctctctcctccagttctatattctaacctctctttctctcctccagttctatattctaacctctctctcaccccctccagttctatattctaacctctctctcctccagttctatatactaaactctctctccccctccagttctatattctaacctctctctcaccccctccagttctatattctaacctctctctcctccagttctatatactaaactctctcgccccctccagttctatattctaacctctctctccccctccagttctatattctaacctctctctcaccccctccagttctatattctcacctctctctcccctccagttctatattctaacctctctctctctccccctccagttctatattctaacctctctctccccctccagttctatattctaacctctctctctctcctccagttctatattctaacctctctctctctctccagttctatattctaacctctctctctccccctccagttctatattctaaactctctctctcctccagttctttattctaaactctctctctctccagttctatattctaacctctctctcctccagttctatattctaacctctctctcctccagttctatattctaacctctctctcaccccctccagttctatattctaacctctctctctccccctccagttctatattctaaactctctctctcctccagttctttattctaacctctctctctctcctccagttctatattctaacctctctctcaccccctccagttctatattctaacctctctctcctccagttctatatactAAACTCTCTCAcgccctccagttctatattctaacctctctctcctccagttctatatactaaactctctccagttctatattctaacatctctgtccccctccagttctatattctaacctctctctccagttctatattctaacctctctctctccccctccagttctatattctaacctctctctcctccagttctatattctaacctctctctctctctctctccagttctatattctatattctaacctctctcccctccagttctatattctaacctctctctctctcccctccagttctatattctaaactctctctccagttctatattctaacctctctctctctcctccagttctatattctaacctctctctcaccccctccagttctatattctaacctctctctctccagttctatattctaaactctctctctctctccagttctatattctaaactctcactctctctccagttctatattctaaactctctccagttctatattctaacctctctccagttctatattctaacctctctctccagttctatattctaacctctctctccagttctatattctaaactctctctctccagttctatattctaacatctctctctcccctcctgttctttattctaacctctctctctctccagttctatattctaacctctctctctcccctcctgttctttattctaacctctctctctcccctccagttctatattctaacctctctctctctctctccagttctatattctaacctctctctctccagttctatattctaacctctctctctcccctccagttctatattctaacctctctctctctctctccagttctatattctaacctctctctctccagttctatattctaacctctctctctctctccagttctatattctaaactctctctcccctccagttaTATATTCtaaactctcactctctctccagttctatattctaaactctctccagttctatattctaacctctctctctctccagttctatattctaacctctctctctctctctccagttctatattctaacctctctctcctccagttctatattctaacctctctctctctctctctccagttctatattctaacctctctctcctccagttctatattctaaactctctctccagttctatattctaacctctctcccctccagttctatattctaaactctctctccagttctatattctaacctctctctcctccagttctatattctaacctctccctcccctccagttctatattctaacctctctctctctctccagttctatattctaacctctctccctccccagttcCAGCGGAGGCCTGGTACCATGAGCTCCATGTCCGGGGCTGATGATTCCGTCTACATGGAGTATCGCTCTAGAGGCAGCCGGGCCCACCTGGGTAACAACATCCACCCGCTCTTCAAGCGCTTCAGGAAGGGCCCGTAGGTCTCTGCTCTAATCtgctgcactacatagggaataaggcgTTACTGTGGGATGCTGCCGGGGTGTTATGGAAGGGATTCCTAGACTCGGATCAGGCGAGAGGTAACCGCTATAGACCCTGGTAGGACGAACGTGTTCCCTGTGTGTTTCAGAGAGAACCCAGTTCTGCatcgccgccatcacctcagtTCTAGGGGTTTTTAGTTCTTCAGAGAGGGATACTAAATGTGGTCTTTTATCTTTCTCATGTTTCATtcgtgtgtttttgtttttttgtcttgACATTGTTTCCATGAAATGCATTTGAAATAAAAACAGGAATCTTTCGGATTCGTTtgtatattttttatatccatctccctctaccctccctctaccctccctctaccctcctccctctaccctccctctaccctccctctaccctcctccctctaccctccctctaccctccctctaccctccctcctccctctaccctccctctaccctcctccctctaccctccctctaccctccctctaccctccctctaccccctcctccctctaccctccctctaccctccctctaccctccctctaccctccctctaccctccctctaccctcctccctctaccctccctctaccctccctctaccctccctctaccctccccctcccctctaccccctcccctccctctaccctccctctaccccctctaccctctccctccccctctaccctccccctcccctccctctaccctcctccctctaccctcctccctccatcccctcccctcccctctaccctccctctaccctccctctaccctcccctctaccctccccctcccctccctctaccctccctctcccctccctctaccctcccctatccctccctctaccctcccctctaccctccccctcccctccctctaccctccccctccctctaccctccccctccctctaccctcccctctcccctccctctaccctcccctctaccctccctctaccctcccctctaccctccccctcccctccctctaccctccccctccatccccctccccctccctccctcaccctcccctccaccccctcccccctccctccctcccctccctctaccctccctctaccctcccctctaccctcctccctctaccctccctctaccctccctcctccctctaccctccctctaccctcctccctctaccctccctctaccctccctctaccctcctccctctaccctccctctaccctccctctaccctccctctaccctccctctaccctcctccctctaccctccctctaccctccctctaccctccctctaccctccccctcccctctaccccctcccctccctctaccctccctctaccccctctaccctctcccctcccctctaccctccccctcccctccctctaccctcctccctctaccctcctccctccatccccctccccctcccctctaccctccctctaccctccctctaccctcccctctaccctccccctcccctccctctaccctcccctctcctccctctaccctcccctatcccctccctctaccctcccctctaccctcccctcccctccctctaccctccccctcctctaccctccccctccctctaccctccctctcccctccctctaccctcccctctcccctccctctaccctccctctaccctcccctctaccctccccctcccctccctctaccctcccccctccatccccctccccctccctccctcaccctcccctccacccccctcccctccctcaccctcccctccctctaccctcccctctcccctccctctaccctccctccctctaccctcccctccctctacccccctcccctccctccctctgccctcccctctcccctccctctaccctcccctccaccctccctctcccctccctctaccctccctccctctaccccccctcccctccctccctctgccctcccctctaccctcccctctcccctccctctaccctccaccccctccctctgccctccctctaccctcccctctcccctccctctacccccctccctccctccctcaccctcccctccctctaccctccaccccctccctctgccctcccctcctctaccctcccctctcccctccctctacccccccctccctccctcaccctcccctccctctacccccccctcccctcccctccctccctcaccctcccctccctctaccctcctctccctctacccccctcccctccctctaccctcccctccctcaccctccctccctcaccctccctctaccccccctcccctcccctccctccctcaccctcccctccctctaccctcctcccctccctctaccccctcccctccctccctctgccctcccctctaccctcccctctaccctccctctaccctccacccctccctctgccctcccctccctctaccctccccttcaATCCAGATCAGTCCAGATCAGTGTTTATTTGGGCTAATTACTTTATCCGGATCCCACATTAGCTGTTACCCATAGCAACATGTGCTCTTCCTCGGGTCAAACTAGGATGTAATGAAAACTACCCAGAGGATTTGGGGAAAGTTCAAAGAGTTTGTATCGACTTTAATCCTGTTTGAATCCGAGATTAAACTGGAGAGATCCGCTGCCAGAAGATGCTGTTTGGAAGTTTATTCCCCATGTGTATGGGATTCAACAGGTGGAAAACAGGAGAGTGGGATTCTCTTCCCCCAACAATAAAATATAATGAAAACAGGAGAGTGGAATTCTCTTCCCCCAACAATAAAATAGAATGAAAACAGGAGAGTGGGATTCTCTTCCCCCAACAATAAAATAGAATGAAAACAGGAGAGTGGGATTCTCTTCCCCCAACAATAAAATAGAATGAAAACAGGAGAGTGGGATTCTCTTCCCCCAACAATAAAATAGAATGAAAACAGGAGAGTGGGATTCTCTTCCCCAACAATAAAATAGAATGAAAACAGGAGAGTGCGATTCTCTTCCCCAACAATAAAATAGAATGAAAACAGGAGAGTGGGATTCTCTTCCCCAACAATAAAATATAATGAAAACAGGAGAGTGGGATTCTCTTCCCCCAACAATAAAATAGAATGAAAACAGGAGAGTGGATTCTCTTCCCCAACAATAAAATAGAATGAAAACAGGAGAGTGGGATTCTCTTCCCCCAACAATAAAATAGAATGAAAACAGGAGAGTGGGATTCTCTTCCCCAACATAAATAAAATAGAATGAAAACAGGAGAGTGGGATTCTCTTCCCCCAACAATAAAATAGAATGAAAACAGGAGAGTGGGATTCTCTTCCCCCAACAATAAAATAGAATGAAAACAGGAGAGTGGGATTCTCTTCCCCCAACAATAAAATAGAATGAAAACAGGAGAGTGGGATTCTCTTCCCCCAACAATAAAATAGAatgaaaacaggagagaggattCTCTTCCCCCAACAATAAAATAGAATGAAAACAGGAGAGTGGGAATTCTCTTCCCCAACAATAAAATAGAATGAAAACAGGAGAGTGGAATTCTCTTCCCCAACAATAAAATAGAATGAAAACAGGAGAGTGGGATTCTCTTCCCCAACAATAAAATAGAATGGAAACAGGAGAGTGGAATTCTCTTCCCCAACAATAAAATAGAATGAAAACAGGAGAGTGGGATTCTCTTCCCCCAACAATAAAATATAATGAAAACAGGAGAGTGGGATTCTCTTCCCCCAACAATAAAATAGAATGGAAACAGGAGAGTGGGATTCTCTTCCCCCAACAATAAAATAGAA
Encoded proteins:
- the LOC135567288 gene encoding general transcription and DNA repair factor IIH helicase subunit XPB-like, translating into MAGMEEDNLMFSSREEQYQLLQKVLAATDLDAEEEVVIGENGRPMFQRRPGTMSSMSGADDSVYMEYRSRGSRAHLGNNIHPLFKRFRKGP